The Cohnella abietis genome has a segment encoding these proteins:
- a CDS encoding glycosyltransferase, with amino-acid sequence MNDHSLKSHQLERAIGVNLIGYARAEMGIGESCRIAAKCLDTTDIPFGIVNFKGSNSARMSDLSWKHKEIDLPQHNVNILHLNAEQMFESYTYFGQKNFEGRYNIGFWHWELEDFPDEWLDGFKFVNEVWVPSSFVANSVSMKSPVPVIRIPHGIEVKIETPRDRLYYSLPTQPFLFLTMYDMNSFQERKNPMASIEAFKLAFKPDNLNVGLVIKINNASSNRNDMKSINEMTAGYNNIFLITSTLSRSDTNALIQCTDSFISLHRSEGFGLGLAEAMYLGKPAIGTNWSANTDFMNSQNSCLVNYELVELGRDYGPYQAYQVWADPDVEHASQYMKRLATETSYYNQVATSGEQTIKRNFSPSAVGKLIAKRLKYIQMHFGGSVDDNESDNGRWKG; translated from the coding sequence TTGAATGATCACAGTTTGAAATCTCATCAACTTGAACGAGCAATCGGTGTTAATCTAATTGGTTATGCGAGAGCAGAGATGGGAATTGGAGAGTCGTGCAGAATTGCTGCCAAGTGTTTAGACACTACAGACATTCCATTTGGGATCGTTAATTTCAAAGGATCAAATTCCGCTAGAATGTCAGATCTTTCGTGGAAGCATAAGGAAATTGATTTGCCGCAACACAATGTCAATATATTGCATCTCAATGCTGAGCAGATGTTTGAGTCCTATACCTATTTTGGGCAAAAGAATTTTGAGGGTCGATATAACATTGGTTTCTGGCATTGGGAATTGGAAGACTTTCCGGATGAATGGTTGGATGGATTTAAATTTGTAAATGAGGTTTGGGTGCCATCATCTTTTGTTGCTAATTCCGTCTCTATGAAGAGTCCAGTACCAGTAATAAGAATCCCTCATGGCATAGAAGTGAAAATAGAGACACCTCGAGACAGATTATATTACAGCTTGCCTACACAGCCTTTTTTGTTCCTGACTATGTATGACATGAACAGCTTTCAGGAGCGCAAAAACCCGATGGCTTCAATTGAAGCTTTCAAGCTAGCGTTCAAACCAGATAATCTTAACGTTGGATTGGTTATTAAGATCAACAACGCCAGTTCAAATAGAAATGATATGAAGTCTATTAACGAAATGACTGCTGGATATAACAATATTTTTCTTATTACCTCTACTCTTAGTAGAAGCGATACGAATGCATTAATTCAATGTACTGACAGCTTCATTTCCCTTCATCGCAGCGAAGGGTTTGGATTAGGCCTAGCGGAAGCGATGTACTTAGGCAAACCGGCAATCGGTACAAATTGGTCTGCCAATACTGACTTTATGAATAGTCAGAATTCATGTTTAGTAAATTATGAATTAGTCGAGCTCGGCAGAGACTATGGGCCGTATCAAGCTTATCAAGTATGGGCCGACCCAGATGTAGAGCATGCAAGCCAATATATGAAGAGATTAGCCACTGAGACTTCGTATTATAACCAAGTTGCGACAAGTGGAGAACAGACGATTAAACGTAATTTCTCTCCGAGTGCTGTAGGGAAACTGATTGCTAAAAGATTAAAGTACATACAAATGCATTTTGGAGGTTCAGTTGATGATAACGAGTCTGATAATGGCAGGTGGAAAGGGTGA
- the gmd gene encoding GDP-mannose 4,6-dehydratase: protein MAKKALITGVTGQDGSYLAELLLEKGYKVYGLRRRTSSPIMTNIEHIKKEIEFIDGDLLDVSSLINAFRVSKPDEVYNLAAQSFVGSSWSQPLLTGQITGLGVTNMLEALCQTSPESKFYQASSSEMFGKVVEIPQKETTPFYPRSPYGVAKLYAHWTTVNHRESYDLYACSGILFNHESPRRGIEFVTRKITDAVARIKSGVQDELRLGNLDAKRDWGYAKDYVECMWLMLQQEKCDDYVVATGETYSVRDFCKIAFEYVGLNYEDHVVVDPKYFRAAEVELLIGDPQKAASKLGWNPRKTSFEKLVKIMVDSDRARVEKEIR, encoded by the coding sequence ATGGCAAAGAAAGCTTTAATTACAGGGGTTACTGGACAAGATGGATCTTACTTGGCGGAGTTATTACTCGAAAAAGGATATAAAGTATATGGACTAAGAAGAAGAACAAGCAGTCCTATAATGACAAATATTGAACACATTAAGAAGGAAATTGAATTTATTGATGGCGATTTACTTGATGTTAGTTCGTTAATTAATGCATTTCGGGTCTCAAAGCCAGATGAAGTATATAATTTAGCTGCACAATCATTCGTAGGATCTTCATGGTCGCAACCGTTGCTCACAGGACAAATCACGGGCCTGGGAGTGACCAATATGCTCGAGGCATTATGCCAAACAAGCCCGGAATCTAAGTTTTATCAGGCAAGCAGTAGCGAAATGTTTGGTAAAGTTGTAGAGATTCCACAAAAGGAAACTACTCCATTTTACCCTAGAAGTCCATATGGAGTTGCTAAACTTTATGCACATTGGACTACGGTGAATCATAGAGAAAGCTATGATTTGTATGCTTGTTCTGGCATATTGTTTAATCATGAATCTCCGCGAAGGGGTATAGAATTTGTCACTAGAAAAATCACAGATGCGGTAGCGAGAATAAAGAGTGGTGTCCAGGACGAGCTTCGACTAGGCAACTTGGATGCTAAGAGAGATTGGGGCTATGCTAAGGATTATGTTGAATGTATGTGGCTTATGCTGCAACAAGAAAAATGTGACGATTATGTTGTAGCTACTGGGGAAACATACTCAGTTCGAGATTTCTGCAAAATTGCATTTGAATATGTAGGCTTGAATTATGAGGATCATGTCGTTGTGGATCCTAAATATTTTAGAGCAGCAGAAGTTGAATTGTTGATAGGTGACCCTCAGAAGGCAGCAAGCAAACTAGGTTGGAATCCTAGAAAAACTTCCTTCGAGAAACTTGTGAAGATAATGGTAGATAGTGA
- a CDS encoding mannose-1-phosphate guanylyltransferase: MAGGKGERFWPKSRTNLPKQFLNISGNKSMIQQAVARLEKLMSIEQIFVVTNELYAELIRAQIPHLPIDNIIIEPSGRNTAPCIALSSLYIEKRYPDNTMIVLPSDHIIKNESEFVEILRTATTVAERDGSIVTLGISPSYPETGYGYIESSKEVQIVNGMEVHQVRCFVEKPNVITAEGYLNAGNYYWNSGIFIWKSATILHSFEAYMPEIYRVMQDIKVKMDAGLLQEDIHSEFLRMPEESIDYGIMEKANNIHVIPCKFGWDDVGSWTALDRISERDEFGNVIKGNILNIDTKRCIIESNNGKLVATLGIEDLIVVDTDDVTLICSKEKAQEMKLLLKELRIQKMDQYL, translated from the coding sequence ATGGCAGGTGGAAAGGGTGAGAGATTCTGGCCGAAAAGTCGAACTAACTTACCCAAGCAATTTCTTAACATATCTGGAAACAAATCGATGATTCAGCAGGCAGTGGCAAGATTAGAGAAGCTAATGAGCATTGAGCAGATATTTGTCGTAACTAATGAGCTCTATGCAGAATTAATTAGAGCTCAGATTCCGCATCTTCCCATAGATAATATAATAATAGAGCCATCAGGAAGAAATACTGCTCCATGTATTGCTCTTTCATCTTTATATATTGAGAAGCGTTATCCGGATAATACAATGATTGTTCTTCCATCAGACCATATCATTAAGAACGAAAGTGAGTTTGTTGAAATTCTAAGAACTGCAACAACAGTGGCAGAGCGAGATGGAAGTATTGTTACTTTGGGTATTTCACCTTCTTATCCAGAGACTGGTTATGGCTATATTGAAAGTTCGAAGGAAGTACAAATCGTCAATGGGATGGAAGTACATCAGGTACGTTGTTTTGTGGAGAAGCCTAATGTAATTACCGCAGAAGGTTATCTGAATGCTGGGAATTATTATTGGAATAGCGGAATTTTTATTTGGAAATCTGCCACCATATTACACAGCTTTGAAGCATACATGCCTGAAATTTATCGTGTAATGCAAGATATTAAGGTTAAAATGGATGCTGGACTATTACAAGAAGATATTCACAGTGAGTTTCTTAGAATGCCAGAGGAGTCAATTGATTACGGGATTATGGAGAAAGCTAACAACATTCATGTTATCCCGTGTAAGTTTGGCTGGGATGACGTTGGAAGTTGGACTGCATTAGACCGTATAAGCGAGCGGGATGAGTTTGGTAATGTGATTAAAGGTAATATATTAAACATTGATACAAAAAGATGTATTATCGAGAGTAATAATGGGAAACTCGTAGCGACACTTGGAATTGAAGACTTAATTGTTGTTGACACCGATGACGTTACGTTAATTTGTTCGAAGGAAAAAGCGCAAGAAATGAAGCTTTTACTTAAGGAACTGCGAATTCAGAAGATGGATCAATACTTATGA
- a CDS encoding O-antigen ligase family protein — protein sequence MKKRQNSIGAMEWFAWGWIGVLLLLGISTNGIFQGLGVHKGTVFIIYERPILYVLFLTAAIVIWITIHFYQKQLRIEQRMIYALLASLLCVTYVLSSFRAESTILAMFGVFISLMVVVFFIAGTFLAQYNRIVNQLPKVYLIFGYMIVIYGFLNLFGNTYLLDSLSFIDGIRITSIFQYANAYAALLLTLWIAILIEIIRSSSKRAQILHGFMLVPVCVSFLLTLSRGAIIILPIIAIVTLLMFKLRQQIMIIIYSVIAMGFSLIIYTHLEQAGVKVFERIQQARADEVEFQTKSIFSSPSITSWAFLIGVSFVMSLLVYIIVKYVDPYVTNIVGKVRMAWADKVVPIGLLAVFIIGAVAVTSDWIAQLLPDAIRTRVENVNFQTHSVYERLTMYKDAIAIWKDSPLIGGGAGVWDALYEQHQSYSYMSGQTHGYLAQLLVEVGLIGIIIYVGFITTIVYAFIRFYRKSDESERLKWVFYFTVPITILIHSLIDFEMSYILFLVLVFLCLGVLAGTQRQSVKESLNKKAMLRVKWVAFVIAFAIILVIAVPSGKQLYANNKYKQSESALVNNEDFNKIVKPIEEGLSKSPGHPVLLYQLALLNYKAYEQLEDKKYLQIAEGYINKLNKAEPYYRPAVELGYVIALQSGDQKKAIDILLAGVKQYPFEQSLYDQAASELLKSWEELHAAGSVDANIIAKKIVDLYEEMKRREQTLLDLPDTVFLIRTLAVTDTVRLAADKVQRD from the coding sequence GTGAAGAAACGGCAGAATAGTATAGGTGCAATGGAATGGTTTGCTTGGGGCTGGATAGGTGTTCTATTATTACTTGGCATTAGTACAAATGGGATATTTCAGGGTCTTGGTGTACATAAGGGGACTGTATTCATAATCTATGAGAGACCTATACTTTATGTACTATTCCTGACAGCAGCTATTGTGATCTGGATTACCATTCATTTCTATCAAAAGCAGCTCCGGATTGAACAGAGGATGATCTATGCTCTACTTGCCTCATTACTCTGTGTAACTTATGTATTGAGTAGCTTCAGAGCTGAGTCAACTATTCTTGCAATGTTTGGTGTATTTATAAGCTTAATGGTAGTCGTATTCTTCATAGCAGGTACTTTTTTAGCACAGTATAATCGAATAGTAAATCAACTTCCGAAGGTGTATTTGATATTTGGTTACATGATTGTGATTTACGGATTTCTTAATCTATTCGGTAATACGTATCTATTGGATTCGCTATCTTTTATTGATGGAATTCGAATTACATCCATCTTTCAATACGCCAATGCATATGCTGCATTACTCCTGACTTTATGGATAGCCATTCTGATTGAAATCATAAGAAGCTCTAGCAAGCGAGCGCAAATATTACACGGATTTATGCTAGTCCCTGTATGTGTATCATTCCTGCTTACCTTGTCTCGCGGTGCAATAATCATTCTCCCGATTATCGCTATTGTTACTTTACTTATGTTCAAGCTTAGACAACAAATTATGATAATAATCTATTCAGTTATTGCAATGGGGTTTTCTTTAATAATTTATACACATTTGGAACAAGCAGGCGTTAAAGTATTTGAACGAATTCAACAGGCTAGGGCAGATGAGGTAGAGTTTCAGACGAAGTCTATTTTCTCATCTCCATCTATTACTTCATGGGCTTTCTTAATAGGCGTATCTTTCGTAATGAGTTTGCTTGTCTATATAATTGTAAAATATGTTGACCCTTATGTGACTAATATAGTAGGGAAAGTAAGGATGGCGTGGGCCGATAAAGTAGTTCCAATTGGTTTATTGGCTGTCTTTATTATCGGCGCAGTTGCGGTTACAAGCGATTGGATAGCTCAACTCCTTCCAGATGCCATTCGAACTCGGGTAGAGAATGTTAATTTTCAGACTCATTCTGTATATGAACGGTTAACAATGTATAAGGATGCAATAGCTATATGGAAGGACTCTCCATTAATTGGCGGAGGCGCTGGGGTGTGGGATGCGTTATACGAGCAACATCAATCTTATTCCTATATGAGTGGACAAACCCACGGTTATCTTGCACAGCTGCTCGTAGAGGTGGGTCTTATAGGAATAATAATATATGTGGGCTTTATTACAACAATTGTTTACGCTTTTATTAGGTTCTATCGCAAGTCTGATGAGTCAGAAAGACTGAAGTGGGTTTTCTATTTTACAGTTCCTATTACGATATTAATTCATTCCCTGATTGACTTTGAAATGAGTTATATTCTGTTTCTAGTACTAGTATTCCTCTGTTTAGGTGTGCTGGCTGGAACACAACGCCAGTCAGTAAAAGAAAGCTTAAATAAGAAGGCAATGTTAAGGGTTAAGTGGGTGGCCTTCGTTATTGCTTTTGCAATAATACTTGTAATTGCTGTGCCTTCTGGCAAACAATTGTATGCTAATAACAAATATAAGCAATCTGAGAGTGCGTTGGTTAATAACGAAGATTTCAATAAAATAGTAAAGCCTATTGAAGAGGGGTTATCTAAATCTCCAGGACATCCCGTGTTGTTGTATCAGTTAGCACTTTTGAATTATAAAGCTTATGAACAACTAGAAGATAAGAAGTACCTTCAGATTGCGGAAGGCTACATTAATAAATTAAATAAAGCCGAGCCTTACTATCGTCCAGCAGTGGAGCTAGGCTACGTAATTGCATTACAAAGTGGTGATCAAAAGAAGGCCATAGATATTCTATTAGCTGGAGTAAAACAATATCCATTCGAGCAATCTCTTTATGATCAAGCTGCTTCAGAGTTATTAAAGAGCTGGGAAGAGCTTCATGCTGCGGGTTCTGTCGATGCTAATATAATTGCAAAGAAAATAGTAGATCTATACGAGGAAATGAAGCGGCGGGAACAGACCTTGCTTGATCTTCCGGATACGGTTTTCTTGATAAGAACGCTTGCGGTGACGGATACGGTTAGATTGGCTGCAGATAAGGTACAGCGGGACTAA